The genome window GGGTCGACCTCGAGCGTACCGACGAACATCTCGCGACGCCGTCGGGTCATCGTCGCCTGGTCGTCAAAATCTGGTACCCAGCAGCCCCTTCGGATGCGTCGCATGAACTGTATCTCGACAAATCGCATGCAGAAGGGATCGCTCGAGACTTCAAACTACCAGGGTTTGTTCTGAGCCATCTCGCACTCGTGCGCACGAATGCCCGTCGGGACGTTGCCCTTGCATCTGGAAACGAAAAGTTTCCCGTGGTGCTCTTTTCTCACGGTTATGCCATGGCCCCCGAGGTGTATGCGTTTGTCGTCGAGCAGCTCGCGAGCCATGGATATGTCGTGGTTTCCATATCGCATACGTATGACGGCGCGTATGTCGTTTTTCGTGATGGAACCCATGCGTCGTTCCAACCGGCGGGAGATATGAAGCGAATGGACATCATGTTGAAGTCCATCGAGCCGCGTCTTTGGGTTTGGATGGCGGATGCTAGGTTTGTCTTGGACCAAGTCACGAAACTGAATACCTCGGAAGAGCGCTTCAAAGGACGGCTCGACCTGGAACACGTGGGGTATGCGGGGCATTCGTTTGGAGGTGCCACGGCGTATGCGGTTCACGCGGTGGATCCTCGATTCAAAGCCGCATTGAACATGGACGGAGCGCTTTTTGGCTCCCCCGAGCAGGCTCGACCCACACAGCCTTTCATGCTCATGAACGCGGATTACCAAAGCCTGACGGACGAAGACCTCGCGCGTGTCGGCATGAATCGAAAAGAGTTCGATGCATTTACCGGACAGCTCGAGAGCCATTGGGCTGCTTCGACGGAACCAACCAAGGGACCGCGTTATCGGGTGCGAATTGCAGGCACAACCCATGGGAGTTTTTCCGACCTTCCCTCGAGCGTCCCCGCCTTTTTTTCGGGGCCATTGCCGACGCTCGAGGCGTATCGACTGATCAATCAGTATTCGCTTGCGTTTTTCGATCAGTACCTCAAAGGTCAATCGAGCCCAGTTCTCGTGGGCCCAGCAGCGGATTCTGCCGTCGAGTTCACCTCCCATCCGGCAGCTCCCAATCCGTAGGAGATCGGGCGAAAACGCGCGGGAAACCCCCACCCACGTTGGCGGCCTGTATGGCGCACCCCTGGCGGTAGGCTGGCGGGACAAGCTGGCGGCCGCCACCCTCCGCCATGGCGGTCGCCACAGGCGGCGCGTCAAGATTCGCTCGAATTGAACGGTCCATCCATCATCCGTCGCAAGACCTGGTCCTCCCCCGCTGCTATCTGAGCATTCATCGCATCTAGGTTTTTCCTGGGAATTTATAGCTCCTTTCGACTGCTCTCACCGGCGATGATCATCGCAAGTCGGCAAGAGACACGGGAATGGGCGCACGAGGAATTCGGTCACGCGCAGCTTGGCGACGCACGGCGCACGCTTCGTCTGGTTCGGATGGCAGCGGAGGCTGCGAGGCATCCCGGCGGGACGGTCTTGGACGTTTTTCGTTCGCACGCCGAGCGGCAAGGAGCATATGATTTCCTGGCGAATCCGCATATTCGAGAGAGTGATATCCTCGACGCAATCGCCATGGCGACCGCTGGCCGATGCGAGGGGCAGCCGTTCGTTTTCGTCACCGTTGATGGCACGAGCCTTCGGCTGACCGATCGAAAATACACGAAAGACTTCGGTGCCATCGGCACCACGAAGCTTGGCGCTCGCGGGCTCAAGGTCATCCATTCCTATGCGGTTTCCTCTGATGGTGTGCCGCTCGGGATCGTCGACCAGCAATGGTGGAACCGTGTGCCACAGAAAAACGCAATGACTGCCGTCGTCGTGTGGTTGCAGAGAAAGAGACACGCCATTGGCTCCGCACGATCGAGGCGAGCAACGAGCGGCTGGCGGCATCGAAAACGCGATTATGGTTCCAAATAGACCGCGAAGGCGACCGCTATGCGACACTCAAATCGCTCCATGACACCGGGCAATGGTTTACGGCCCGTTCGACCTATGGATCTCGTTTCGTTCGGAATGGCAGGCGCAAGGAGCGCCTTGCCGAAGTCCTCGCACGAACGCCACCACGTGGGACCTATCGGCTATTCGTACGATCGCGGGATGACCGAAAAGGAAGAATGGCCACGCTGCGCATTCACACGACATCGGTGGTGCTCGATATGTTCGAGCGAGCCACCCGTGAGCGATACCTCCTGCCGGTGAATATCGTTGACGTGCACGAAATGGGCACGATACCTGATGGCGAAGAGCCGATTCATTGGCGGCTCATGACGAATCACTCAATCGATACGGATGAGGACGTGGCGCTCGTGTTGTACGGGTATACGCAGCGCTGGCGAATCGAGGATCTGCACAAAACGTGGAAGTCAGGGGCCTGCCGAGTGGAAGATACGCAGCTACGTTCGACCCGGCGTGTTATAAAGTGGGCGATGATCATGGCCGCAACTGCCGCCCGTATTGAGCGTATCAAGCTGCTCGCCCGCACCGACCCATTACAGCCCGCGTCTATCGAGTTTGGACCTCACGAAATCGCGGCGACTCTTCTCATGAAGCGAAAATACAAAAAACAAACCGAGACGATCCCTGAATCAATGCCCACCATTGGCCAATTCACGATATGGCTGGCGGAACTCGGCGGGTACATGGGCAAGTCTTCCGGCGGGCCACCAGGCTCCATCACGATCCAGCGGGGTTTGGATTTCATCCTGCCGATCGCCGCGGCACTGGCTGCGATCGAGGACGAACGGAAGATGCGATGAATGCTCAGCCGCTGCTATGGACACCCTTTCTGCGCGAAGATGCGCGAGGAGAGTTCGATGGCAAAGCGACGAATCATCTCCAGAAAATACCGAACAGCCGGACGCCTGAGTTTTTTCTCTCGCCATGAGACGCCCATCGACCGTCAGTGTGAGTTTTTTCTCTCCGCAAAGCCTACCCATCGACCTCGCGTCTGAGTTTTTTCTCTCCTGCAAGGTCGCCCATCGACCGTTGGGCTGAGTTTTTTCTTTATCGGGAGGCTGCTCATCGACCGTTGGACTGAGTTTTTTCTCTGCTGGAAGGGTGCTCGTCGACCTCCAAGTTGAGTTTTTTCTCTGCCCGGAGGTCATCGATCGACCAGGGCCCTGAGTTTTTTCTTGGCCGAGGCTTCGTGGCGCTGTCGATGCTCGATCCGCAGAATTCGCTTGACATTTGATTCGGCCGAGAAACCAGGCAATTTATCATTGATGTGCGCGCATCTGTCCACACGCACCGAAGGCCATCGGCCACCATCTCGTAGCGCGCCTCGCCTTCGCAAAAAATCGACATGGGCCCGAAAGGATGTGGTCTTCTCGCTGCCCTACCACGCGCTCGATGGACCGCAGCGAGCCCATCCGAATGAAGCGCGTGTGCTGTTTTGCCTCCCCGTGAAATCAATGGCTTCACCGCCGTCGCTTTCGGCGGGCAGTTTCGGCGTCTTCTGCCATTGCATCGCTTTAGTTCGAAGGGCCGTGCTTGGACGTTATCGTTTTGATGTCCGCCGCGAGTCGCTTTTCGAGGCTATCGCGGAAGGCCTGGACCTCTTCCATGTAAGCCATTAACTCCCGCTCGAACTCGCCGATGATCTCCGTCTTATCGAAGCTCTCTCGCAGCGCGATGATTTTTTCGAATGGTATCGGCTGCTCGTTTCCCTCCATGAGCTGCTCGAACGCTTCCTTGTTGGCGATGACCTCGTCGAGGACAGCCTTCATTTGCTCATCTTGTGCGGTACTGATTGGTTGAATACGTGCGCGCTGCTCCGGCGTCAACGGCTTGCGAAGCAATGGGAGGCTGGCGAGCATTTGCTCGAGCGCGACTCTGTCAGCCTCGGTATCGAGATTGGGGATGGTCGGGATGGGAGCGTTTTCCAGCGTCATGCCAGCCTTGACTGCGAGCGCGGAACGCATCTGGCGGATTTGCGCGATGGCACGATCCACACGGCGGCGAAGTTCGGGGATGGATATCGCGGCGAGTTCTTCGAGCATGGGGCCATCATGCCAAAAGGATGTGGGACTTGCGAGTCATCTGCGGCGAATCTTCGAAACGCGAGCAAACGGCCTTGGCTCAACACCCCACGAGCCGAATATGCTTTCCCGCGTGATCGACCTCACGCACGAAGAGCTTGTCGTTCCAAGCAACCTCTTTGCGCATGTCGAACATGACCATCCATCCATCGCTTTCGCCCAAGCGATCGAGGTATCCGGCGACCTGATCGAGCGCACGGGTTTCTGTCTCGGAGTCGCGACGAATCTTCACTTCGATCGCGTGACGTTCGTCCTTCCAGAAAATAAGCAAATCGAGCGCCTTGCGCCCCAAACCATATTCGCGCGTGATGCGTCCGCCGCCATTGATGATGCGCTGCAGGAACGCCATCAGCATCAAATGAGGACCTGATTCCCGATAACTGAACCCCTCGGCAGCCAAATGGCCATCCTCGCGCCAGAACATTTGCCAATCCTGCATGAGCTTGCCCATGTCGAGCGATCCGTCCGGGCGCACGTACCATGCCGTTTGCTGCGGCAACGTCACTTGCTGCGCATACGTGAGAGTTCTGGGAATGACTTCACGATAGATGGGATTGGCAATTTCGATGCCTCCAGCGCGTTTGCGGAGCAAACCAAGCCCAACGCAATACGCAATGTCGTCGTCGAGCATGTCGCCGTCGGGTAGAGCGCCTTCGAGCATGGGATCCAGGATTCTGCGGACGCGCGGTTCGCGTAGCCTTGCCACGAGCGAATCGATGTGGCTGCGCCGCTCGATGATGATGGTCTCCTTTGCCGCCTCGACGTCTTCGACCGTAATGGGAATGGCGCGGTCTTCGACGTCGTAGTTCACGATTTGATCGGCGAGTGCATTGGTGAGCCATGGATGACCCTGTCCCAATTCATAGATTTTGGCGACGGCCTCCGGCAAGAACACCTGTCCGGTCTCGTCGGTGTGTTGCTGCAAGAGCTCGGCGACTTCGCTCTCGGTGAAAGGGTCGAGGGTTGCGGGTTTGGCGGTAATGTTGAAAGGCGAGCTCGTGCCGAGCCAAGCGAGGACTCGTCGGTCCTCTTCGCGCAAGGCATAGTCGCGGACTTGGCGTTGCCCCACGAGCACGACGCTGGCAGGAAAGGGGGATTTGCTACGGTTGATGTAACCATCCCGAAGTTGCGTGAGAAAAGAGACCATGGCCTCGCCGACCAACCCGTCGGCCTCGTCGAAGAAAATGACCCAGCGTTTGTCGTCGCGAGCTGCGAGGTCGGATAAACAATGCAAAATTGCGGTTTGTGGAATCGACACGAGTTCGTCGATGCGTGTCCTATCGAGTGGTTGGAAGGGTGGCTCGAGCGATTTGCAGACAGAGGCGATTTTGTCCAAGACGACACGAAACGCCGTGGCAGGATCCGGTTGCTCGCGAGCGGTCTGGATGTCGACCCAAAGAGCGTGCCAGTCGCCGGTGGCGTTGTAGTGGTCTTCGAGCCATCGAGCGCAGGTCGTTTTGCCCGTCTGTCGTCCGGCAGTGAGGGTGAAATACTTGTGCTCCTCGATGAACTTCATGACGAGCTTCAACCGCCGCTCGGGAGGAAGCATGTAGTGTTCGCCGGGATTGCACGGACCGGCGGTATTGAACGAGGGGCGCATGATGGGGTTACATTAGTCCAAACCGGTCGAGGCGTCCAGCGTGGAGACGACGATGCGTCACGCCACGCTCGCCCAATTCAACGAAATGCAACTCGAGTCGTTTTTCGAGGTCATCGCGGAAGGCCTGGACCTCTTCCATGTAAGCCATTAACTCTCGCTCGAACTCGCCGATCATCTCCGTCTTATCGAAGCTCTCTCGCAGTTCGATGATTTTTTCGAATGGTATCGGCTGCTCGTCTCCCTCCATGAGCTGCTCGAACGCTTCCTTGTTGGCGATGACCTCGTCGAGGACAGCCTTCATTTGCTCATCTTGTGCGGTACTGATTGGTTGAATACGTGCGCGCTGCTCCGGCGTCAACGGCTTGCGAAGCAATGGGAGGCTGGCCATCATTTGCTCGAGCGCGACTCTGTCAGCCTCGGTATCGAGATTGGGGATGGTCGGGATGGGAGCGTTTTCCAGCGTCATGCCAGCCTTGACTGCGAGCGCGGAACGCATAAGGCGGATTTGCGCGATGGCACGATCCACACCGCGGCGAAGTTCGGGGATGGATATTGCGGCGAGTTCTTCGAGTATGGGGCCATCATGCCAAAAGGATGTGGGACTTGCGAGTCACCTGCGGCGAATCTTCGAAACGCGAGCGAGAGCAGCGCCCCAAGGCACCCGCGCTCGT of Polyangiaceae bacterium contains these proteins:
- a CDS encoding IS4 family transposase yields the protein MVAEKETRHWLRTIEASNERLAASKTRLWFQIDREGDRYATLKSLHDTGQWFTARSTYGSRFVRNGRRKERLAEVLARTPPRGTYRLFVRSRDDRKGRMATLRIHTTSVVLDMFERATRERYLLPVNIVDVHEMGTIPDGEEPIHWRLMTNHSIDTDEDVALVLYGYTQRWRIEDLHKTWKSGACRVEDTQLRSTRRVIKWAMIMAATAARIERIKLLARTDPLQPASIEFGPHEIAATLLMKRKYKKQTETIPESMPTIGQFTIWLAELGGYMGKSSGGPPGSITIQRGLDFILPIAAALAAIEDERKMR
- a CDS encoding ATP-binding protein, whose protein sequence is MRPSFNTAGPCNPGEHYMLPPERRLKLVMKFIEEHKYFTLTAGRQTGKTTCARWLEDHYNATGDWHALWVDIQTAREQPDPATAFRVVLDKIASVCKSLEPPFQPLDRTRIDELVSIPQTAILHCLSDLAARDDKRWVIFFDEADGLVGEAMVSFLTQLRDGYINRSKSPFPASVVLVGQRQVRDYALREEDRRVLAWLGTSSPFNITAKPATLDPFTESEVAELLQQHTDETGQVFLPEAVAKIYELGQGHPWLTNALADQIVNYDVEDRAIPITVEDVEAAKETIIIERRSHIDSLVARLREPRVRRILDPMLEGALPDGDMLDDDIAYCVGLGLLRKRAGGIEIANPIYREVIPRTLTYAQQVTLPQQTAWYVRPDGSLDMGKLMQDWQMFWREDGHLAAEGFSYRESGPHLMLMAFLQRIINGGGRITREYGLGRKALDLLIFWKDERHAIEVKIRRDSETETRALDQVAGYLDRLGESDGWMVMFDMRKEVAWNDKLFVREVDHAGKHIRLVGC